One segment of Marvinbryantia formatexigens DSM 14469 DNA contains the following:
- a CDS encoding AzlC family ABC transporter permease, which produces MEKIKKAFAAAFPHTIPIFAGFWFLGLTYGIYMNVSGFDFWYPMVMSVTIFAGSMEFVTCDLLLGAFNPLQAFVMTLMINARHLFYGISMLDKFKGTGWKKFYLIFGMCDETFSINYTAKVPEGVDRGWFMLAVTLLNQFYWFLGATLGGIFGSFLHFDTEGLEFVMTAMFVVIFMEQWLKDKNHTSALLGLGLSLLCLIMFGADNFIIPSMLGILGALTLLRGSLENEEEKREEAWR; this is translated from the coding sequence GTGGAGAAGATAAAGAAGGCGTTTGCTGCGGCGTTTCCGCACACCATTCCGATTTTTGCGGGCTTCTGGTTTCTTGGTCTGACCTACGGGATTTATATGAATGTGTCGGGCTTTGACTTCTGGTATCCGATGGTGATGAGCGTCACGATTTTCGCCGGTTCGATGGAATTTGTGACCTGTGATCTGCTTCTGGGCGCATTCAATCCGCTGCAGGCGTTTGTGATGACGCTGATGATCAATGCGCGCCATCTGTTTTACGGCATCTCCATGCTGGACAAATTTAAGGGGACAGGCTGGAAAAAGTTTTATCTGATTTTTGGGATGTGTGATGAAACATTCTCTATTAATTATACCGCAAAGGTGCCGGAGGGGGTGGACCGGGGCTGGTTTATGCTTGCTGTCACGCTGCTGAACCAGTTTTACTGGTTCCTGGGAGCGACGCTTGGCGGAATTTTCGGCTCTTTTCTGCACTTTGACACAGAGGGGCTGGAATTTGTGATGACCGCGATGTTTGTCGTCATCTTTATGGAGCAGTGGCTGAAGGATAAAAATCATACCAGCGCCCTGCTTGGTCTGGGACTGTCGCTTTTGTGCCTGATTATGTTTGGGGCGGACAATTTTATTATTCCGTCTATGCTGGGAATTCTCGGAGCGCTGACGCTTCTGCGGGGAAGCCTTGAAAATGAAGAAGAGAAAAGGGAGGAGGCGTGGCGATGA
- a CDS encoding protease complex subunit PrcB family protein, translating to MKYLWKKVCLCLLVLGAAVLLAGCGETQPEDKIRDLEFTVLEESDIPEALAEVIAENRQKEMKLSYQKEGYLYIARGFGEQKTAGYSIAVPQCYLAEDGIHVKFELIGPQSGAELKEEASYPYIVIRMEAMDETITFE from the coding sequence ATGAAGTATTTATGGAAAAAAGTGTGTCTCTGTCTTCTTGTGCTCGGCGCCGCCGTGCTGCTTGCCGGATGCGGGGAGACACAGCCGGAGGACAAAATCCGCGATCTGGAATTTACGGTTCTGGAGGAGAGCGATATACCGGAAGCGCTTGCTGAGGTAATCGCAGAAAACCGGCAGAAGGAAATGAAGCTGAGCTATCAGAAGGAGGGCTATCTTTACATAGCGCGCGGATTCGGCGAACAGAAAACAGCCGGATACAGCATTGCGGTGCCGCAGTGCTACCTTGCGGAGGATGGCATTCATGTAAAATTCGAGCTGATTGGACCGCAGAGCGGGGCGGAACTCAAAGAGGAAGCGTCCTATCCCTATATTGTCATCAGGATGGAGGCGATGGATGAAACGATAACCTTCGAATAA
- a CDS encoding branched-chain amino acid transporter permease, with the protein MTLAQQIITIAVVVLGTMLTRFLPFLIFPAGKQTPKYIQYLGKVLPAAVFGMLIIYCLKDVSVFSGSHALPELISIAAVVLLHLWKRQMLLSIAGGTVLYMLLVQFVF; encoded by the coding sequence ATGACACTTGCACAGCAGATTATAACCATTGCAGTGGTAGTTCTGGGCACCATGCTGACGCGCTTCCTGCCGTTTTTAATCTTTCCGGCAGGAAAGCAGACGCCAAAATATATCCAATATCTTGGAAAGGTGCTCCCGGCGGCGGTATTCGGGATGCTGATTATTTACTGTCTGAAAGACGTTTCCGTATTTTCCGGAAGTCATGCCCTGCCGGAGCTCATTTCTATTGCGGCGGTGGTTTTGCTGCACCTGTGGAAACGGCAGATGCTGCTGTCAATCGCCGGCGGTACGGTGCTCTATATGCTGCTCGTGCAGTTTGTGTTCTGA
- a CDS encoding metal-sensing transcriptional repressor: MEELNGEVCSDNGKKECCCAKTKERDEKEYKDLIHRLNRIEGQIRGIKGMVEKNAYCPDILVQVAAANAALNSFNKVLLANHIRTCVVRDLHEGKDETVDELVAVLQKLMK, encoded by the coding sequence ATGGAAGAGTTAAATGGGGAAGTCTGTTCAGATAATGGCAAAAAAGAATGCTGCTGCGCCAAAACCAAAGAGCGCGATGAAAAAGAATACAAGGATCTGATTCATCGTCTGAACCGCATCGAGGGGCAGATACGCGGAATTAAGGGAATGGTGGAAAAAAATGCCTACTGTCCCGATATCCTGGTGCAGGTGGCGGCGGCAAACGCCGCGCTGAACAGCTTCAATAAGGTACTGCTTGCCAATCACATCCGTACCTGCGTTGTCCGGGACCTTCACGAGGGAAAGGATGAGACGGTGGACGAGCTGGTGGCGGTTCTGCAGAAGCTGATGAAGTAA
- a CDS encoding ABC transporter substrate-binding protein has translation MKKRFWMTAAAAAVMTECLGNAAAAEETYHVGICQLIQHEALDSATRGFKDALTEKFGDEVVIEEQNAQGDFYLCSTIINGFVAGNVDLILANSTASLQTAATATSQIPILGTSVTKYEAALQLDDFDGTVGGNISGTSDLAPLDEQASMIQELFPKAETVGLLYCSAEPNSQYQIDVMTEELEARGYTCREYGFSDSNDIASVTTNATMECDVIFVPTDNTAASNAELIANVCIPAGIPVVAGEEGICRICGVATLSIDYYDLGYTTGQMAVRILADGEDISTMPIEYAPAVTKEYNKEICEKLGLEIPEDYVELQME, from the coding sequence ATGAAAAAAAGATTCTGGATGACGGCAGCCGCAGCGGCGGTAATGACCGAATGCCTTGGAAATGCGGCGGCAGCGGAGGAGACATATCATGTCGGTATCTGCCAGCTGATACAGCATGAGGCGTTAGACAGTGCGACGCGGGGCTTTAAGGATGCGTTGACGGAAAAATTCGGCGATGAGGTAGTGATTGAGGAGCAGAACGCGCAGGGGGATTTTTATCTGTGCTCCACGATTATAAACGGTTTTGTGGCGGGAAATGTGGATTTGATTCTGGCAAATTCCACGGCGTCCCTGCAGACGGCGGCCACGGCGACCAGTCAGATACCGATTCTGGGGACATCGGTCACAAAATATGAGGCGGCTCTGCAGCTGGATGATTTTGACGGCACGGTGGGCGGAAATATTTCGGGCACCTCCGATCTGGCGCCGCTCGACGAGCAGGCGTCCATGATACAGGAGCTGTTTCCGAAGGCGGAAACGGTAGGTCTGCTTTACTGCTCGGCGGAGCCGAACTCGCAGTATCAGATTGACGTGATGACGGAAGAGCTGGAAGCGCGCGGTTACACATGCAGAGAATATGGCTTTTCGGATTCCAATGATATTGCTTCTGTCACCACGAACGCTACGATGGAGTGCGATGTGATTTTTGTTCCGACAGATAACACCGCAGCGTCCAACGCGGAACTGATTGCCAACGTGTGCATTCCGGCTGGTATCCCGGTTGTGGCTGGCGAAGAGGGTATCTGCAGAATCTGCGGTGTGGCAACGCTTTCGATTGATTATTACGACCTTGGCTATACCACCGGGCAGATGGCGGTACGCATTCTGGCAGACGGGGAGGATATCTCCACCATGCCGATTGAATATGCGCCGGCGGTAACAAAGGAATATAATAAAGAAATCTGTGAGAAGCTCGGTCTGGAAATTCCGGAGGACTATGTAGAGCTGCAGATGGAATGA
- a CDS encoding CD1871A family CXXC motif-containing protein: MRSLTRHLLQAGALAAAALFLIYGVSRGEVAIVLNKAIHICMECIGLG; the protein is encoded by the coding sequence ATGCGTAGCCTTACACGGCACCTGCTTCAGGCAGGCGCGCTTGCCGCGGCGGCGCTGTTTCTGATTTACGGCGTTTCGCGCGGCGAGGTTGCAATCGTCCTGAATAAAGCCATCCATATCTGTATGGAATGCATCGGGCTGGGGTGA
- a CDS encoding lysophospholipid acyltransferase family protein produces MIRFLIVAVTVIGFLILSIPILIVEWIIGKFNPRARDISSLRIIQAVFRFILWETGAKITVIGYENVPQNETVLYVGNHRSYFDILMTYCRCPDLTGYVAKDSMEKIPLLSTWMKRLYCLFLDRSDIKQGLKTILTGIQQIKNGISMCIFPEGTRNHEPRLLPFKEGSLKMAEKTGCAIVPMAITNSGDIFEDHLPKIRPAHVILEYGKPIYPKDLSKEERKFLGSYTQNIIQDMLDKHVIE; encoded by the coding sequence ATGATACGTTTTCTCATTGTTGCAGTTACAGTTATCGGCTTTCTGATTCTCTCCATTCCGATTCTGATCGTGGAATGGATCATCGGAAAATTCAATCCCCGCGCGCGGGACATTTCCTCGCTGCGGATTATCCAGGCGGTATTCCGGTTTATCCTCTGGGAGACCGGCGCAAAAATCACGGTAATCGGCTATGAAAACGTGCCGCAGAATGAAACGGTGCTTTATGTAGGGAATCACAGAAGCTATTTCGATATTCTGATGACCTACTGCCGCTGCCCGGACCTGACTGGTTATGTGGCAAAGGACAGCATGGAAAAAATCCCGCTGCTCTCCACCTGGATGAAGCGCCTGTACTGCCTGTTTCTGGACCGCTCCGACATCAAACAGGGGCTGAAAACCATTCTCACCGGCATCCAGCAGATTAAAAACGGGATTTCAATGTGTATTTTTCCGGAGGGGACAAGAAACCACGAGCCCAGGCTTCTTCCCTTTAAAGAGGGCAGTCTGAAAATGGCGGAAAAAACGGGCTGTGCGATTGTCCCGATGGCGATTACCAATTCCGGCGATATTTTTGAGGACCATCTTCCGAAAATCCGTCCTGCGCACGTCATTCTGGAATACGGCAAGCCCATCTATCCGAAAGACCTGAGCAAAGAAGAACGGAAATTCCTCGGATCCTATACGCAGAACATCATTCAGGATATGCTTGACAAACATGTTATTGAATAG
- a CDS encoding heavy metal translocating P-type ATPase produces MKQYTVTGMSCAACSARVEKAVSKVPGVTSCSVSLLTNSMGVEGTASDSAVIAAVTDAGYGAAVKGAPDAPKAAAANDEELLKDRETPVLKKRLIASVGFLLVLMYFSMGHMMWDWPLPSFFENNHVAMGLLQLLLTEIIMVINQKFFISGFKGLLHGAPNMDTLVALGSGASFVYSTYALFAMTDAQVKGDMAGVMSYMHEFYFESAAMILTLITVGKMLEARSKGKTTDALKGLMKLAPKKATVLRDGVETEVSIEQVRKGDIFVVRPGENIPVDGIVLEGSSAVNEAALTGESIPADKAAGDAVSAATINQSGFLKCEATRVGEDTTLSQIIQMVSDAAATKAPIAKVADKVSGVFVPAVIAIAIVTIIGWLLAGESVGFALARGISVLVISCPCALGLATPVAIMVGNGMGAKNGILFKTAVSLEETGRTEIVALDKTGTITRGEPQVTDLLPADGFTEEELLTLACALEQKSEHPLARAVLARGQKEGRALPEVSDFRALPGNGLTAVLAGSSLNGGNAQFISTKVQLPESIRAQGDRLAEEGKTPLYFAKDEKLAGIIAVADVIKEDSPQAISELQNMGIRVVMLTGDNERTARAIGRQAGVDEVIAGVLPDGKESVIRGLKKQGRVAMVGDGINDAPALTRADIGIAIGAGTDVAIDAADIVLMKSRLSDVPAAIRLSRATLRNIHQNLFWAFFYNAVGIPLAMGLWIPLTGWKLNPMFGAAAMSLSSFCVVTNALRLNLFKIYDAGRDKKIRKKKEKESKTMEKTMKIEGMMCGHCEARVKKVLEALPGVEQAVVSHQEGTAVVTLNAPVADELLKKTVEDQDYKVISIS; encoded by the coding sequence ATGAAGCAATATACAGTGACGGGTATGAGCTGCGCGGCGTGCAGCGCGCGCGTGGAAAAAGCGGTATCGAAGGTGCCGGGAGTTACGTCGTGCTCGGTCAGTCTGCTGACAAATTCGATGGGCGTGGAGGGAACCGCTTCCGATAGCGCTGTCATAGCGGCTGTCACGGACGCCGGGTACGGAGCCGCTGTGAAGGGAGCGCCGGACGCCCCGAAGGCGGCAGCGGCAAATGATGAGGAGCTTTTAAAGGACAGGGAAACGCCGGTCCTGAAAAAACGTCTGATTGCGTCCGTCGGGTTTCTGCTGGTTCTGATGTATTTTTCAATGGGGCATATGATGTGGGACTGGCCGTTGCCGTCCTTCTTTGAAAATAATCATGTGGCGATGGGGCTGCTGCAGCTTCTTCTCACGGAGATTATTATGGTGATCAACCAGAAATTTTTTATCAGCGGTTTCAAAGGACTGTTGCACGGCGCGCCGAACATGGATACGCTGGTGGCGCTCGGTTCCGGTGCTTCCTTTGTATACAGCACCTACGCCCTGTTCGCCATGACGGATGCGCAGGTGAAGGGCGATATGGCGGGCGTGATGTCGTACATGCATGAATTTTATTTTGAGTCCGCAGCGATGATTCTCACCCTGATTACGGTGGGCAAGATGCTGGAGGCGCGCTCAAAGGGCAAAACGACCGACGCACTGAAGGGTCTGATGAAGCTGGCACCCAAAAAGGCGACGGTCCTGCGCGACGGTGTGGAAACGGAGGTTTCCATTGAACAGGTGCGCAAAGGAGATATTTTTGTTGTCCGCCCCGGTGAAAATATCCCGGTGGACGGTATTGTGCTGGAGGGCAGCAGCGCGGTAAATGAAGCGGCGCTGACCGGTGAGAGCATTCCGGCGGACAAAGCGGCGGGGGACGCTGTCTCGGCGGCGACCATCAACCAGTCCGGCTTTTTAAAATGTGAAGCGACGCGCGTGGGAGAGGACACCACTCTCTCGCAGATTATCCAGATGGTAAGCGACGCGGCGGCGACCAAAGCGCCGATCGCAAAGGTGGCGGACAAGGTGTCCGGCGTGTTTGTTCCGGCGGTGATTGCGATTGCGATCGTGACAATCATCGGCTGGCTGCTTGCCGGTGAGAGCGTCGGCTTTGCGCTGGCGCGCGGAATTTCCGTGCTGGTGATCAGCTGTCCGTGCGCGCTGGGGCTTGCCACGCCGGTGGCGATCATGGTCGGCAACGGCATGGGTGCGAAAAACGGTATTCTGTTTAAGACGGCGGTTTCTCTGGAGGAAACAGGCAGAACGGAAATTGTAGCGCTTGATAAAACCGGCACCATTACGCGCGGAGAACCGCAGGTGACGGACCTTCTTCCGGCGGACGGCTTTACAGAGGAAGAGCTGCTTACGCTTGCCTGCGCGCTGGAGCAGAAGAGCGAGCATCCGCTGGCGCGCGCTGTGCTTGCGCGGGGGCAGAAGGAAGGACGGGCGCTGCCGGAGGTATCCGATTTTAGGGCGCTTCCCGGAAACGGGCTGACGGCGGTTCTGGCGGGCAGCTCCCTGAACGGTGGAAACGCGCAGTTTATCAGCACGAAGGTACAACTGCCGGAAAGCATCCGCGCACAGGGCGACCGTCTGGCGGAGGAAGGAAAAACGCCGTTGTACTTTGCAAAGGACGAGAAACTTGCAGGCATTATTGCGGTGGCGGATGTTATAAAAGAGGACAGTCCGCAGGCAATCAGCGAGCTGCAGAACATGGGTATCCGGGTGGTGATGCTCACGGGAGATAATGAGCGGACGGCGCGGGCGATCGGCAGACAGGCGGGCGTTGACGAAGTGATTGCGGGCGTGCTTCCCGACGGCAAAGAGAGCGTTATCCGTGGCTTGAAGAAACAGGGCAGGGTGGCAATGGTCGGCGACGGTATCAACGACGCCCCGGCGCTGACGCGGGCGGATATCGGAATCGCCATCGGCGCGGGCACGGATGTCGCCATTGATGCGGCGGATATCGTGCTGATGAAGAGCCGTCTGAGCGATGTTCCGGCGGCAATCCGGCTGAGCCGTGCGACTCTGCGGAATATTCACCAGAACCTGTTCTGGGCGTTCTTTTACAATGCGGTGGGTATTCCGCTTGCTATGGGACTCTGGATTCCGCTCACCGGCTGGAAATTAAATCCGATGTTCGGAGCGGCGGCGATGAGCCTGTCCAGCTTCTGCGTAGTGACAAATGCGCTGCGCTTGAATCTGTTCAAAATATATGATGCAGGCAGAGACAAAAAAATCAGAAAGAAAAAAGAGAAGGAGAGTAAAACAATGGAAAAAACAATGAAAATTGAAGGAATGATGTGCGGACACTGCGAGGCGAGAGTGAAGAAAGTGCTGGAAGCATTGCCGGGGGTAGAGCAGGCGGTGGTCAGCCACCAGGAGGGCACGGCAGTTGTTACCCTGAATGCGCCGGTAGCTGACGAGCTGCTCAAAAAGACGGTCGAGGACCAGGACTACAAAGTAATTTCTATTTCATAG
- a CDS encoding TlpA family protein disulfide reductase: MLKKKIAAILSCTVALSAFSGLSAGAMLWDSDKLPTEVPSFTTEDIAGNEVTEDIFSDKDVTMVNVWGTFCSPCISEMPELGEIARSLPENMQMVGLVIDVMDQNNEISQTNLDLANQIVEKADAGFTQLIANEDFAEFLSPVTGVPSTFFVDKDGNILGQWIEGADVDAYKERLEEYQAEYPADSTDADTEASAKVTGTGAESETGADAAEKQNA; encoded by the coding sequence ATGTTAAAGAAAAAAATAGCGGCAATTCTTTCCTGCACCGTTGCACTTTCCGCCTTTTCCGGTCTTTCCGCCGGGGCAATGCTCTGGGACAGCGACAAGCTCCCGACAGAGGTTCCTTCCTTTACGACTGAGGACATTGCGGGCAACGAGGTAACGGAAGATATTTTTTCGGATAAAGATGTCACAATGGTAAATGTCTGGGGCACCTTCTGCTCTCCCTGTATCAGCGAAATGCCGGAGCTTGGCGAAATCGCGCGCAGTCTCCCGGAAAACATGCAGATGGTCGGACTGGTCATTGATGTCATGGACCAGAATAATGAGATTTCACAGACAAATCTGGACCTTGCCAACCAGATCGTGGAAAAGGCGGATGCCGGATTCACTCAGTTGATTGCAAATGAAGATTTTGCAGAATTTCTCTCTCCCGTGACGGGCGTACCCAGCACCTTCTTTGTTGATAAGGACGGCAATATTCTCGGTCAGTGGATTGAGGGCGCGGATGTGGACGCCTATAAAGAGCGTCTGGAAGAATACCAGGCAGAATACCCGGCAGACAGCACGGATGCGGACACCGAAGCCAGTGCGAAAGTGACCGGTACCGGTGCGGAATCCGAAACCGGCGCAGATGCCGCGGAGAAACAGAATGCGTAG
- a CDS encoding 4Fe-4S binding protein has product MKLTNPIKRKLIQIAAFGFSNIHLGNFKSGSLYTGSWKQFCNPGLNCYSCPAASLACPIGALQAVSGSMNFKFSFYVVGFLLAAGVLFGRAICGFLCPFGLLQELLHKIPFPKRKLPKPVRYLKYVILAVFVIILPITATDYMGMGKPAFCEFICPAGTLEGGIPLLLANPRLRSVIGELFSLKVAILVLTLFGCMSVYRFFCKAMCPLGAIYGLLNKISIYHLEVDEKKCVGCQKCAHVCKMDVDPVKHPDSAECIRCGECRDACPVQAIHLGFKGPAKRTVQPKAAGAGCRSCAGAQSVRHQAAASSEHKLHEQHIEHRTAGD; this is encoded by the coding sequence ATGAAGCTTACCAATCCTATAAAAAGAAAACTTATTCAGATTGCCGCCTTCGGCTTTTCCAATATTCATCTGGGAAACTTTAAAAGCGGCAGTCTGTACACCGGCTCCTGGAAACAATTCTGCAATCCGGGGCTGAACTGTTATTCCTGCCCTGCCGCCTCGCTCGCCTGTCCCATCGGCGCGCTGCAGGCTGTCAGCGGCTCCATGAATTTTAAATTCAGCTTTTATGTGGTCGGTTTTCTGCTTGCCGCCGGCGTTCTCTTCGGGCGTGCAATCTGCGGCTTTCTCTGTCCCTTCGGACTGCTGCAGGAGCTGCTGCACAAGATCCCGTTTCCCAAACGGAAGCTCCCGAAACCCGTGCGCTATCTGAAATATGTGATTCTGGCGGTTTTTGTCATTATCCTGCCGATTACCGCCACCGACTATATGGGTATGGGAAAACCGGCGTTCTGCGAATTTATCTGCCCGGCTGGAACCCTGGAGGGCGGTATCCCGCTGCTTCTGGCAAACCCGCGGCTGCGCTCTGTCATCGGGGAGCTGTTCAGCCTGAAGGTAGCCATTCTGGTGCTGACGCTTTTCGGCTGCATGTCCGTCTACCGCTTTTTCTGCAAGGCGATGTGCCCGCTCGGCGCTATTTACGGGCTGCTGAATAAAATCAGCATCTATCATCTGGAGGTTGACGAAAAAAAATGCGTGGGCTGCCAGAAATGCGCCCACGTCTGTAAAATGGATGTCGATCCGGTAAAGCATCCGGATTCCGCGGAATGTATCCGCTGCGGCGAATGCCGCGACGCCTGCCCGGTGCAGGCAATTCATCTTGGATTTAAAGGTCCGGCAAAGCGCACCGTACAGCCAAAAGCGGCAGGCGCGGGCTGCAGGTCCTGTGCCGGAGCGCAGAGCGTCCGCCACCAGGCAGCAGCCTCTTCAGAACACAAACTGCACGAGCAGCATATAGAGCACCGTACCGCCGGCGATTGA
- a CDS encoding Rpn family recombination-promoting nuclease/putative transposase, with product MRTDGTGTHGAGTHRRNSAERKRKQKECQRRTALPGFNKKIVAPDGEIIVALQNQTTVDFGMPLRVMTEDALEYDVQRRMCKDEKLHKGEKLAPVITIVFYYGAQIWSGPTDLADMVKIPEEFKWLKKYIRPYAMLLITPENVDAAWFSGGWREVFEILQRRNDEKEMQRYLQKKRSVYEKLPEDTNRLIFALTGHLDYYNALKRKGERAVMCKAFEDHYKSGVEEGKNIGIHQGISQGLGRGIGAMIRENQEEGKTTESIIDKLQKYFSLSREEALGYIRCNQK from the coding sequence GTGCGGACAGATGGTACCGGTACCCACGGAGCTGGTACGCATAGAAGAAATTCCGCAGAAAGGAAAAGAAAACAGAAAGAGTGTCAGAGGCGTACAGCGCTTCCGGGATTTAACAAGAAAATTGTGGCGCCGGACGGAGAGATTATTGTTGCGCTTCAGAATCAGACGACAGTTGATTTTGGAATGCCTCTCAGGGTTATGACAGAGGATGCGCTGGAATATGATGTGCAGCGGCGCATGTGCAAAGATGAAAAACTGCATAAAGGAGAAAAACTAGCGCCGGTAATCACAATCGTGTTTTATTATGGAGCACAAATCTGGAGCGGACCGACAGATTTGGCTGATATGGTGAAGATACCGGAGGAGTTTAAGTGGTTGAAGAAGTATATCAGACCATACGCCATGCTTCTGATTACGCCGGAAAATGTAGATGCGGCTTGGTTTTCGGGAGGCTGGCGAGAGGTATTTGAAATTTTGCAGAGACGGAATGACGAAAAGGAAATGCAGCGCTATCTGCAGAAAAAACGGTCTGTATATGAAAAACTGCCGGAGGATACCAATCGTTTGATTTTTGCGTTGACGGGACATCTGGATTATTATAATGCCTTGAAAAGGAAAGGAGAGAGAGCAGTTATGTGTAAAGCATTTGAGGACCATTACAAATCGGGAGTGGAAGAAGGGAAAAATATCGGAATCCATCAAGGAATAAGCCAAGGACTCGGTCGGGGAATCGGGGCGATGATACGGGAAAACCAGGAGGAGGGAAAAACAACGGAATCAATTATAGACAAGCTGCAGAAATATTTCTCGCTGAGCCGGGAGGAAGCGCTGGGTTATATCAGATGTAATCAGAAATAA